The Paramormyrops kingsleyae isolate MSU_618 chromosome 11, PKINGS_0.4, whole genome shotgun sequence genome includes a window with the following:
- the LOC111843358 gene encoding protein phosphatase 1 regulatory subunit 3E, with amino-acid sequence MENLAAHSVVVMLPPNSCIPRNYSCMAGLFGSLAAASHRKEDGEEDSEPASETPEDQVVDERPRGRECFLKPPQSPTLRRRCKSLPTPVERARLEIARSRSPTSQKKVRFADSLGLELTSVKHFCDADMPEVPQRILDKFKRGNAMHLNNFPKITNQPACMETQFVNPGQLPGFMEKVQEVKVLLESVETDEFSMSGVVRVLNLAFEKSVLLRYTLNNWLTFFDVQASYVPRSSDGATDKFSFKIITPAFLETGGTLQFAIKYTVGGNEFWDNNKGNNYKVRRHRFKISPPREWENGWIHFI; translated from the coding sequence ATGGAAAACCTAGCAGCGCACTCAGTTGTTGTAATGTTGCCTCCTAACAGTTGCATCCCCAGGAATTACAGCTGTATGGCTGGTTTATTCGGAAGCCTGGCAGCGGCAAGCCACAGGAAAGAGGACGGGGAAGAAGACAGCGAGCCTGCCAGTGAAACCCCCGAAGATCAGGTCGTCGACGAGAGACCGAGAGGCAGGGAATGTTTCCTGAAACCTCCGCAAAGTCCGACGCTGCGAAGAAGATGCAAATCGCTGCCGACCCCGGTGGAGAGAGCCCGGCTGGAGATTGCGCGGAGTCGCAGCCCGACCAGCCAGAAAAAGGTGCGATTCGCGGATTCCCTGGGTCTGGAACTGACTTCAGTGAAGCATTTTTGCGATGCAGATATGCCGGAGGTTCCGCAGAGGATCCTCGACAAATTCAAACGGGGAAATGCCATGCACTTAAACAACTTCCCCAAAATAACCAACCAGCCGGCTTGCATGGAAACCCAGTTTGTCAACCCCGGTCAGTTACCGGGATTCATGGAGAAAGTGCAAGAAGTCAAAGTGTTGCTGgaatctgtggagactgacgaGTTCAGCATGTCAGGCGTAGTGCGCGTTTTGAACCTGGCTTTCGAGAAGAGCGTCCTGCTGCGATATACCCTCAATAACTGGTTAACGTTTTTCGACGTGCAGGCGTCCTACGTTCCCCGGTCCAGCGATGGGGCGACGGATAAGTTTTCCTTCAAAATAATCACGCCCGCGTTTTTGGAGACCGGAGGCACCCTTCAGTTTGCCATCAAGTACACCGTTGGTGGCAATGAGTTCTGGGACAACAATAAGGGCAATAATTATAAAGTGCGTCGGCACAGGTTTAAAATTTCTCCGCCCAGAGAATGGGAGAACGGCTGGATTCATTTTATATAG
- the atmin gene encoding ATM interactor, with product MAATASEARGAHLYRNSKVCSPSQEDKGPPSQPREIIKPSITELTKEVRTNILCTVEGCGKILPNTPALNMHLVKSHRVKDGLINPTVRKDMKGSQKLYCCPIEGCPRGPNRPFSQFSLVKQHFMKMHAERKHRCAKCSNCYSTEWDLRRHAEDCGKTYHCTCGCPYASRAALLSHIYRTGHEVPTEHRYPPVKKRKMEGLTVGSTKVKLTEQPCPLEKEFHAAIPSADGVSKSDTTNQNLSPSKGIPKLLLPKPKVALLNVPVMQFAHVPVLLSSADSTPVRSVVLAVNNQASLMSTVHLVPQSGSVMPTVNTKTWNLRETVPLPRLGLDPVSTGIQVNLESITSGQNSGDPTEKNSTSTNIQTDISYLSKSFTPGSTCILSESSVSSCSQTDISVSAQVQLPVSVETQTFPSQSKVTSSIGAQTCLPTYNITRETQTCASLGVTEDRGQMDQAIMCTDLFDSSSLSVSTQTTVKERPFRTDAVEESLNCSSSGLYDHKSVGVMCFGSQTELLQTNAMADNQTQTMALFNDLENILSHSMTSSPLSNATVVCEPGLTSVPEHNASIDFDFEEFLNAAHIQTQTEESELGTLTSETPLESLDIETQTDFLFLDYPAQNDNNPRPQSNYLGLETFDTQTQTDLNFLLDTNDPVPLGNFLKQSGFSMSIEASDSETHKPVQAVSPASAQDSQIKLSSTETQTVSSSFESLGHLFLTSNETQTVMDDFLMADLAWNMDSHFSSVETQTCEELCSLSTRRNAAAECLSL from the exons ATGGCTGCTACCGCATCCGAGGCAAGAGGAGCTCACCTATATAGGAACAGCAAGGTCTGCTCCCCCAGTCAGGAAGATAAGGGGCCGCCGTCTCAGCCCCGGGAGATCATAAAGCCCTCGATTACCGAGCTGACCAAAGAGGTGCGCACCAACATCCTCTGCACGGTCGAAGGATGCGGGAAAATCCTCCCCAATACCCCTGCGCTCAACATGCATCTGGTGAAGTCACACAGGGTCAAG GATGGCCTCATCAACCCTACGGTCAGGAAGGATATGAAGGGATCACAGAAACTCTACTGCTGTCCGATAGAAGGCTGTCCCAGAGGACCAAACCGACCGTTCTCACAGTTTTCCCTGGTTAAACAG CATTTCATGAAAATGCATGCAGAGAGGAAGCACAGGTGTGCCAAGTGCAGCAATTGCTACAGCACAGAGTGGGACCTGAGGAGACATGCTGAGGATTGTGGGAAGACCTACCACTGTACCTGCGGCTGCCCCTACGCCAGCCGGGCAGCCCTTCTATCCCACATCTACAGAACAGGTCATGAGGTGCCAACTGAGCACAG ATATCCGCCAGTCAAAAAAAGAAAGATGGAGGGATTAACTGTGGGTTCTACAAAAGTCAAACTTACAGAGCAGCCTTGTCCATTGGAGAAAGAGTTCCACGCAGCAATTCCCTCTGCTGATGGAGTATCCAAGTCTGATACAACCAACCAGAACCTCAGTCCAAGTAAAGGTATTCCCAAGCTCCTGCTCCCAAAGCCTAAGGTTGCACTGTTGAACGTACCAGTGATGCAGTTTGCACATGTGCCAGTTCTCCTGTCCTCTGCAGACAGCACCCCAGTCAGGTCAGTTGTGTTGGCTGTAAACAATCAAGCCTCCTTAATGAGCACCGTTCACCTGGTGCCTCAGTCAGGAAGTGTGATGCCTACAGTGAACACAAAGACATGGAACCTTAGAGAGACGGTGCCCTTACCCAGGTTGGGCCTGGATCCTGTTAGTACCGGAATACAAGTAAATTTGGAAAGTATAACCTCTGGTCAAAACTCAGGAGACCCCACAGAAAAGAACAGCACCTCTACCAACATTCAGACTGATATTTCTTACCTTTCGAAGAGCTTCACCCCAGGGAGCACATGCATCTTGAGTGAGTCCTCAGTTTCATCATGCTCCCAAACAGACATCAGTGTTAGTGCTCAGGTCCAACTTCCAGTCAGCGTTGAGACCCAGACTTTTCCTTCACAGTCCAAAGTAACATCCTCCATTGGAGCACAGACTTGCCTGCCTACCTATAATATTACTAGGGAAACACAGACTTGTGCCAGCCTAGGTGTTACTGAGGACAGAGGTCAGATGGACCAGGCTATAATGTGCACAGACCTTTTTGATAGCAGTTCCCTTAGTGTGTCAACACAGACCACCGTGAAAGAGAGACCTTTCAGAACAGACGCTGTGGAAGAATCTTTGAACTGCAGTAGTTCCGGTCTCTATGACCATAAGTCAGTAGGTGTCATGTGTTTTGGTTCTCAGACAGAACTGCTCCAAACAAATGCCATGGCCGACAACCAGACTCAGACTATGGCATTATTCAATGACCTGGAGAACATTCTGTCCCACTCAATGACCAGTAGCCCTCTGTCTAATGCCACAGTGGTCTGTGAACCAGGTCTGACATCTGTCCCGGAACATAATGCCAGCATTGACTTTGATTTTGAGGAGTTTTTAAATGCTGCACACATTCAGACTCAAACAGAGGAAAGTGAACTTGGTACTTTGACCTCTGAGACACCTTTGGAATCCCTAGACATCGAAACTCAAACTGACTTTCTGTTTCTCGATTACCCGGCCCAGAACGACAATAATCCTAGGCCTCAATCAAATTATCTTGGGCTAGAGACGTTTGACACCCAGACTCAAACGGATCTCAACTTCCTCTTGGACACAAATGACCCCGTTCCTCTGGGGAACTTTCTCAAACAATCGGGCTTCTCAATGAGTATTGAGGCCTCAGACTCAGAGACACATAAACCTGTCCAGGCTGTTTCTCCAGCCAGTGCTCAGGACAGCCAGATAAAACTCAGCAGCACGGAAACGCAAACCGTGAGCAGCTCTTTTGAGAGCTTGGGCCACTTGTTCTTGACCAGCAATGAGACTCAGACAGTAATGGATGACTTCCTGATGGCCGACCTCGCCTGGAACATGGATTCCCATTTCAGCTCTGTGGAAACGCAGACATGTGAGGAACTGTGTTCTCTCAGCACTCGGAGAAACGCAGCAGCGGAATGTTTGTCGCTCTGA